A genomic stretch from Streptomyces sp. QL37 includes:
- a CDS encoding helix-turn-helix domain-containing protein — MRVEFGRAGVIGARDRRGCAVLRVDFTSQELARLRVASGVDPLWETALSLHLLQNRQEPLAFGTWRREVGAALRRAGLVPVTRALTRLCPDGSYFPDFLTPGRGDTDLETGLDRLLSTPRRRLRAEIVRLHAHTAGPVPAALRTLADGCPEALHRLGAALRAYHQVAVEPYLTEMRAQAAADRTARAQAVLSHGAEGLLTAYDQLPGWRYREGRLRAPYPVERELGLLGRTLTLVPAFFCVRAPLALVDEDLPPVLVHPLSPAPGWLERSRSGGNAPVAQLIGASRAELLRMLDRPMTTMDIAAALRLAPSTASRHATVLREAGLLLSQRQGVRVLHHRTGLGRAVLEGVLK; from the coding sequence ATGCGCGTAGAGTTTGGCCGGGCGGGCGTCATCGGCGCCCGTGACCGCCGGGGGTGCGCTGTGCTACGGGTGGACTTCACGAGCCAGGAACTGGCCCGCTTACGCGTCGCGTCCGGCGTGGACCCGCTCTGGGAGACCGCGCTGAGTCTGCACCTCCTGCAGAACCGCCAGGAGCCGCTCGCATTCGGCACATGGCGCCGGGAGGTGGGCGCCGCCCTGCGGCGGGCCGGTCTCGTCCCCGTGACACGCGCGCTGACGCGACTCTGCCCGGACGGCTCCTACTTCCCGGACTTCCTCACGCCCGGCCGCGGGGACACGGATCTGGAGACCGGGCTCGACCGGCTGCTCTCGACACCTCGGCGCCGTCTCCGCGCAGAGATCGTCCGGCTCCACGCCCACACGGCAGGCCCTGTCCCGGCCGCCCTGCGTACGCTGGCCGACGGGTGCCCCGAAGCACTGCACCGCCTGGGGGCGGCCCTGCGCGCCTACCATCAGGTCGCGGTCGAGCCCTACCTCACCGAGATGCGCGCGCAGGCGGCGGCCGACCGGACCGCGCGCGCCCAAGCCGTCCTCAGCCACGGCGCGGAGGGCCTGCTCACCGCGTACGACCAACTGCCCGGGTGGCGCTACCGGGAGGGGAGGCTGCGCGCCCCGTATCCCGTCGAACGTGAACTGGGCCTGCTGGGCAGGACGCTGACGCTCGTGCCGGCCTTCTTCTGCGTACGCGCCCCGCTCGCCCTGGTCGACGAGGACCTGCCGCCGGTCCTCGTCCACCCCCTCTCGCCGGCGCCCGGCTGGCTCGAACGCAGCCGCTCCGGCGGGAACGCACCGGTGGCACAGCTCATCGGTGCCTCCCGCGCCGAACTCCTCCGGATGCTGGACCGCCCGATGACCACGATGGACATCGCCGCAGCGCTGCGCCTCGCGCCGTCGACGGCCAGTCGGCACGCCACCGTGCTCCGCGAGGCGGGACTGCTGCTCTCCCAGCGTCAGGGAGTGCGCGTGCTCCACCACCGGACGGGGCTCGGCCGGGCGGTGCTGGAGGGCGTTCTGAAGTGA
- a CDS encoding M23 family metallopeptidase, whose protein sequence is MRFLRRLPALFVAALMALAGLSAAPAQAGEAGATAAPVFKAPYPCGQRWTYSHHSAEVRRALDFVRSDGGPTAGTPVLASAAGTATRYSQPSGAGNYVAIDHGGGWKTYYFHLSAYSVPSGASVAQGQQIGVTGSTGNSSGAHIHYEQLLNGVGQNIVINGAGLSYPGSYNQAYLTSDNGCGGSGLPFNTWGSGVNVRSDARVSAPVVTTLAGPTAVRVLCQKQGDTVNAEGYSNNWWSKLRDQNGFISNIYIDHPDAQLPGVPLC, encoded by the coding sequence GTGAGGTTCCTCAGACGCCTTCCCGCTCTGTTCGTCGCAGCCTTGATGGCCCTGGCCGGACTGTCTGCCGCCCCGGCACAGGCGGGGGAGGCCGGTGCCACGGCCGCACCCGTCTTCAAGGCGCCCTACCCCTGCGGCCAGCGCTGGACGTACAGCCACCACTCGGCCGAAGTGCGCCGGGCGCTGGACTTCGTGCGCTCGGACGGCGGTCCGACGGCAGGCACCCCGGTTCTCGCCTCGGCCGCCGGCACGGCGACCCGTTACTCGCAGCCGAGCGGTGCGGGCAATTACGTGGCCATCGACCACGGCGGCGGCTGGAAGACGTACTACTTCCACCTCTCCGCCTACTCCGTCCCCAGCGGCGCGTCCGTGGCCCAGGGGCAGCAGATCGGTGTCACCGGCAGCACCGGCAACTCCTCCGGGGCACACATCCACTACGAGCAACTGCTCAACGGGGTGGGCCAGAACATCGTCATCAACGGCGCCGGCCTCTCCTACCCCGGCAGTTACAACCAGGCGTACCTGACCAGTGACAACGGCTGCGGTGGCAGTGGCCTCCCGTTCAACACGTGGGGCAGCGGGGTCAATGTCCGTTCCGACGCCCGCGTCAGCGCGCCCGTCGTCACCACCCTCGCCGGTCCCACAGCTGTACGTGTGCTGTGCCAGAAGCAGGGCGACACGGTCAACGCCGAGGGATACAGCAACAACTGGTGGAGCAAGCTGCGTGACCAGAACGGCTTCATCAGCAACATCTACATCGATCACCCGGACGCGCAGCTGCCCGGCGTCCCGCTCTGCTGA
- a CDS encoding NUDIX hydrolase family protein yields MTETTPGWLTTDELEMARARMPVLYVEAVPVRVDESGEVTSIGLLLRIGADGTISRALVSGRVLHHERVRDALLRHLEKDLGSVALPRVPASLQPFTVAEYFPTSGVTPFHDPRQHAVSLAYVVPVTGDCRPRQDALDLVWFSPQEAASPAVQSEMPGGHGVLLKQALAHMGHTY; encoded by the coding sequence ATGACGGAAACCACGCCCGGCTGGCTCACCACGGACGAACTGGAGATGGCCAGGGCCCGGATGCCCGTCCTGTACGTCGAGGCCGTCCCTGTGCGGGTGGACGAGAGCGGCGAGGTCACCAGCATCGGGCTGCTCCTCCGGATCGGCGCCGACGGAACGATCAGCCGCGCTCTGGTGTCCGGCCGCGTCCTGCACCACGAGCGAGTCCGTGACGCCCTGCTGCGTCATCTGGAGAAGGATCTCGGTTCGGTGGCCCTGCCGCGGGTCCCCGCCTCGCTGCAGCCCTTCACCGTTGCCGAATACTTCCCCACCTCGGGCGTCACGCCGTTCCACGATCCGCGCCAGCACGCGGTGTCCCTCGCATATGTCGTGCCGGTGACCGGGGATTGCCGCCCGCGACAGGACGCACTGGACCTGGTCTGGTTCAGCCCGCAGGAGGCGGCCTCACCGGCTGTGCAGAGCGAGATGCCGGGTGGCCACGGAGTGCTTCTGAAGCAGGCTCTGGCCCACATGGGGCACACCTACTGA
- a CDS encoding DUF6357 family protein, producing the protein MRDIVFARRSGWIPNVVREDGELKLMLGAGADANHDPRTFTIPIGEAHLAVIRKDLARHLLLWSAVLPLCDAAGTRGPIDENAAVALLDPILLSAPADVDAFFQGIRWDKGRLVAHGADIGLLKRGQVCAAMRAATETSDGKRAQEYHAERRRAERGVVLGPLDAAVLMYTGQYLHGATVPKRKPDAVDPVLLPQVMRVIATAEQSCAGMRISRDPRRGKRATDKRDWDRMATTVDAAVRREHPELVDDAVRTVGVLMCSEAADRSRSTPMDDDEEASGDRAGLGGSARKTSLSFTDDKGVEKKWLADHPRTATAEFWEFVGDRSAADNEVFTIEDEEMGEGIQLHFYADSIARITTARKSAGGGSDPEYRVEYRLVDGIRGYRNLVSAFVRGGCAALEQYGPWMSDVAELESARRQRRNAG; encoded by the coding sequence ATGAGAGACATCGTTTTCGCGCGCAGGAGCGGCTGGATTCCGAACGTGGTCCGCGAGGACGGTGAGTTGAAGCTGATGCTCGGCGCCGGGGCCGACGCCAACCATGATCCGCGCACGTTCACGATCCCGATCGGGGAAGCCCATCTTGCCGTGATCCGGAAGGACCTGGCCAGACACCTGTTGCTGTGGAGTGCGGTCCTTCCGCTGTGCGACGCCGCCGGAACCCGGGGCCCGATCGACGAGAACGCCGCCGTCGCGCTCCTGGACCCGATACTTCTCTCCGCGCCCGCGGACGTCGACGCGTTCTTCCAAGGCATCCGGTGGGACAAGGGCCGGCTCGTCGCCCATGGAGCTGACATCGGCCTGCTGAAGCGCGGTCAGGTCTGTGCGGCGATGCGCGCGGCGACGGAGACGTCCGACGGGAAGCGAGCTCAGGAGTACCACGCGGAGCGCCGGCGCGCCGAGCGCGGAGTGGTACTCGGTCCGCTCGACGCCGCGGTTCTGATGTATACGGGCCAGTACCTGCACGGCGCGACGGTTCCGAAGCGGAAGCCCGATGCCGTAGACCCCGTGCTGCTGCCCCAGGTCATGCGTGTGATCGCCACCGCGGAGCAGTCGTGCGCCGGGATGCGGATCAGCCGCGATCCGCGCCGGGGGAAGCGCGCCACGGACAAGCGCGACTGGGATCGGATGGCGACGACGGTCGACGCCGCCGTGCGACGTGAACACCCTGAGCTCGTCGATGACGCGGTGCGTACCGTGGGCGTCCTGATGTGCTCGGAGGCCGCGGACCGCTCCAGGAGCACCCCCATGGACGATGACGAGGAGGCTTCCGGCGACCGCGCGGGCCTCGGCGGGAGTGCGAGGAAGACGAGCCTGTCGTTCACCGACGACAAGGGCGTCGAGAAGAAGTGGCTGGCTGACCACCCCCGCACTGCCACGGCGGAGTTCTGGGAGTTCGTCGGCGATCGCTCTGCCGCGGACAACGAAGTGTTCACCATCGAGGACGAGGAGATGGGCGAAGGGATCCAGCTCCACTTCTACGCGGACTCCATCGCCCGGATCACGACGGCGCGCAAGAGTGCAGGGGGCGGCTCGGATCCGGAGTACCGGGTCGAGTACCGCCTGGTCGACGGGATCCGCGGATACCGGAATCTGGTGAGCGCCTTCGTCCGCGGCGGGTGCGCCGCACTCGAGCAGTACGGCCCCTGGATGTCGGATGTCGCTGAGCTGGAGAGCGCGCGCCGGCAGCGGCGTAACGCCGGATAG
- a CDS encoding acyl-CoA desaturase produces the protein MTIDATQRASETVAPARERRAGSDFSRLSKQIKDAGLMRRRPLYYGVRMALVTAAYAVGWLAFVTVGDSWWTLLTAVFLAVVFGQVALVAHDVGHRQVFRRSRSSALIGWLAANMGIGMGYGWWQDKHSRHHANPNHEELDPDVAPDILVWSQAQAHKATGLPRTLGRVQAYLFFPLLTLEGFNLHVAGMRALADRTLKQRRVEGTLLVAHFVLYLGALFLVVSPWKAVVFLVVHQCLFGVYLGAIFAPNHKGMPTLTGGDRPDFLRRQVLTSRNVRGNWFKDVVLGGLNYQIEHHLFPSMPSPNLRKAQLLVHRYCEELGVAYLQTSLIASYGQALRSLHQAGSPLRNRSQPL, from the coding sequence ATGACCATTGACGCGACGCAACGTGCGAGCGAAACGGTCGCACCGGCTCGGGAACGCCGCGCAGGCAGTGACTTCTCGCGGCTCTCCAAGCAGATCAAGGACGCCGGACTGATGCGGCGTCGACCCTTGTACTACGGCGTGCGCATGGCGCTGGTGACCGCGGCCTACGCTGTGGGCTGGCTGGCTTTCGTGACGGTCGGCGACAGTTGGTGGACGCTGCTCACCGCCGTCTTTCTCGCTGTGGTCTTCGGCCAGGTCGCCCTCGTCGCGCATGACGTCGGTCACCGCCAGGTATTCCGGCGCAGCCGTTCGAGCGCGCTGATCGGGTGGCTGGCCGCCAACATGGGGATCGGCATGGGGTACGGCTGGTGGCAGGACAAGCACTCCCGCCATCACGCGAACCCCAACCACGAGGAGCTCGACCCCGATGTGGCCCCCGACATCCTGGTGTGGAGTCAGGCCCAGGCTCACAAGGCCACCGGTCTGCCCCGCACGCTCGGCAGGGTGCAGGCGTATCTGTTCTTCCCGCTGCTGACGCTGGAGGGCTTCAACCTCCACGTCGCGGGGATGAGGGCGCTGGCAGACCGTACGCTCAAACAGCGCCGGGTCGAAGGAACACTTCTCGTCGCCCACTTCGTCCTGTACCTCGGCGCGCTGTTCCTCGTGGTCTCTCCGTGGAAGGCCGTGGTGTTTCTCGTGGTGCACCAGTGCCTGTTCGGGGTCTACCTGGGGGCCATCTTCGCCCCGAACCACAAGGGGATGCCGACGCTCACCGGCGGCGACCGGCCCGATTTCCTACGCCGTCAGGTCCTCACTTCCCGCAACGTGCGCGGAAACTGGTTCAAGGACGTGGTGCTGGGCGGGCTGAACTACCAGATCGAGCACCACCTGTTCCCGAGCATGCCCTCGCCCAATCTGCGCAAGGCGCAGCTTCTCGTGCATCGCTACTGCGAGGAACTGGGCGTGGCCTACCTTCAGACCTCGCTCATCGCCTCCTACGGACAGGCGCTCAGGAGCCTGCACCAGGCAGGCAGCCCGCTGCGGAACCGGTCACAGCCCCTCTGA